The genomic window ACCTTAAGAGACACGTTTTTACATTTAACTACTGCATGGCCGAGGTTGCGTTAGAGAATGACGTACTCACAGGTCCCGGACATCGACATGGACGGTTGAAACAAATACGAAGCAAAAGAAAGTGAATCGCCCAGTTCACTCAGATGATCGAACTTAGATATTAATCTAAAGTCAGATTTGGGCGACTGCAATTTTGCTGACTGGTTAGCTGTTGACGCTGTATTCCAGGAACCCAGAGGGCCAACGCGAGGGCCCCGGCCCCCTACAAGAGAGACTTTGAGGCCAAGCTGAGGAACTTCTTCAGGAAGCTGGAGACCAAGGGCTACGGCCAGGGGCCCGGGAAACTCAAGTAGGGCCCCTATGTGTGTccgtttggctgtgtgtgtttgtgtctgtatatgtgtctgtggtaatcacacatgtctgtgtgtttattatgtCTATGCATGTATCTAtactcgctttggataaaatagtCTTCCTGATCCCTAAAtgctaatatatatacatagtttATATTTAAgggtaatatatatacatagtttATAttaaagcaatagatcacttcagtcagtggcatgtgctcattataccactgtgaagggggtcgccggccctccgctgcgcgtcggggccggacaacgccccttcacagtggtataatgagcacataccacagcctgtcgtgatctattgcttttatacaacggttactattatggcaaaacgaaagtcatagacacactacatttaaaaaaaaaaatcaagaaagtcaaagtagctgttttattaaagaacaCAAAAAAGTAGTCTCTCCTGGtggccttcaaaatgcacgacggtcgctatgcaacacactttagcgtccctccgagagaaggctccgctagagcggttcgccggcaatttatcctatggagtagttcactcgccgtgtgcctaagctttcgttagtctctccatcgccttgctcactcccggagtaacaacatttacaccctctccatcattcaacatatgttttactttgtaactgtttctacttccaggcgtgGAGTAATATGctaactttcacaaaatgattgggcgtcatagcagttatgtatacgctcattatacaacagttaggaaccaatcagatcgctggatttaggccccccgttgtataaatatatataaatatatatagtatgtgCCCTCCaataacaatgtgtgtgtgtgtgtgtgtgtgtgtgtgtgtgtgtgtgtgtgtgtgtgtgtgtgtgtgtgtgtgtgtgtgtgtgtgtgtgtgtgtgtgtgcaggctgatCATCCGGCGAGACCACCTCCTGGAAGACGCCTTCAACCAGATCATGTGTTACTCCCGCAAGGACCTGCAGCGCAGCAAGCTCTACGTCAGCTTCgttggggaggaggggtgagtctgggggagaggaggggggaggagtggggagggaggagcctggggggagagtggggctcttggaggggaggaggggtgagtcTGGGAGGAGAGGAATAGGGAGTCAGGGGAGCAAGGAGACGTGAACTCCGGACAATGTCCAGAGAATCCGGTCTGAACATTCTCCGGAGTCGCCCTTTGACGCATGCAGTGAACGACAGGAAATGCTCCATGTCACGGGGGTTCCCACATACTGGCTCTTCTCTACTCTGATTGGTCGAGGATGCGGGTGTGGCCAAGGTTGCGCCTGAAGGCGCAACCCGGGACACGACCCAGGACACGATGCAAAACACACGCGGCCGGGAAATCGCAGTTTGTTTATTGCTCATCAAAGATGGCAACGTCATTGCGTTGATGGATTCAGACGTGTCCGCGAGGCCCGGTTCTTCGGGGGTTCACGCAAAAACAGGATGTAGTGTCTGTGAGCTCTCAGGACAATGAGGTGCTCCGTCCACACCCGGGGCTCCAGAGAGCGTCACACACACCTTGGTCTGGGAACCCGGCAGGGATGAATCAGCTTAATGTCCGGACCTTTGCGTTCTCCCATACAATCCCTTCCGGGTTCTGTCTGGATGGGTTCAGGGTcgcggtgcgtgtgtgcgagcagAGCCCTGAGTCAGGGGTGGAGGAATCAGTTTTGAGGAGAGGAAGTAGTAGCCAATGGGACTTTTGTCATCTGTTCATGGTATGTTTGGTTCTTGTTGCCCACGAGAAAGCATGGTTATCTAAGGACATGGTGCAGTCTGGAATATTTGTACCAGGCCAATTTTTTGCTCTGTAAACACTAAACATCTTGCTTCATTTattcctttcttttcttttttctctccctcccccctctttccctcactctgccccatcctcctctccctccctctcaaccccctcactccccccttcccctccttccctcccccctctcctcctctctccctccctctctcccccactctccctctccttcctctctccctccctcccccttctctccttccccctccctctctccctcccccaggctTGACTACAGTGGCCCTTCCAGAGAGTTCTTCTTCCTGGTTTCCAGAGAGCTCTTCAACCCTTATTATGGGCTGTTTGAGTACTCGGCCAACGACACCTACACCGTGCAGATCAGCCCAATGTCGGCCTTCGTGGACAACCACCACGAGTGGTGAGGagacacgaacgcacgcacgcatgcacgcacgcacgcacgcacgcacactcactcactcactcagacagatagacaaacaCTACACAAGAACATAATAATTTTTTGGcagttattacgttattggccgTTATAACGTTATTGGTTGCTACAGGGAATCCCCTCATACTATAAATTTATATCAATCAAATAAATGCAAATGCATGAAATTAAGACCTCACCTGCTAACCCTAGTCACTAGGGTAAGGAAGAGCCGGGAGGGGCTTCCTTACCCTAGTGACTAGGGTAAGCAGTGAGTGGCCCCGAGAGTGGAGTTCTGGTGGACCGTCCTCCAGAGCAGCGGAACCATTTGGCGTAGGTCTAGGGCCTAGTCCGACAAGGAGAACCATTTCGGCCTCCATCCGACGTTTTTCCCGCTGCCCCTGACGTTGTCCCACTGCCCTCACATGCGAGGTGGATATATCGCATTTAGGCTAGAAATAAGTTTGGCGCTTATCGAGGTTTGGACAAAAAACGGCATCTTACGTTGTTGGAGCAGTGAATAGGTTCAGTACGCAGCAAAATATCATGACAAActgacttctttttttataatgTGGCGTTTATCGCGTTTTGGAAAAGAGCTCCTCATGTGAAAACTTCAGTCTAATTTGAACGAAATCATGAAATATTGTAGCTAGTCCTGACTAATTACAGCAGAAACCAAAAGGCTGGCAAGTGTACATTTAGGCCTACCTAAAAGTAGCCTTCTTTGTCACCTAAATCTACCTGAAGTAGAAGGAACGTGCATAATCGTGCATAATTGACATCTATCTCATGACAGTACAACTAAAATAGCCTGTGTTTAAAATGTATCATGAAATATATTATTTGTGAGTAGCCCACAGAAAATCATAGGAGTGACGTTTTTTAAATGCACAATTATAAGAAAAAGGtatgtaaatgtatatgtaaataCTTAACATTGATCGTGAAAATGGTTAATTTAACTGAAAGAAGGGGGTAGGGAGCTACAAGCTTTTGCTtcttggaggtgggggagggcttGGTGTGGTGGGGACCTGGTATGTCAGGTGCGCACACAGTTCGTAAAACTTCCAGTAAGTTCATCGGGTCTTCGATGATCTCGTGGAGGCGGGTTATGGGGGGGgcgtcagtgggggggggggggggggggggggcggtcgatGTGGTGGGCACCTGATATGTCAGGTGAACACACAGTTCACACAGTTATTCTAGCACTGACCACTAGGGGTGCACTCCGAaaaatacgtacacacacagatacacacacacacactttaaatccGGTGAAACCTGCCCAACGAGGACCTATAAGGATTTTGAGGGGTACATTGCCAAAAATGTTAAAATTGTGTTTTCTATAATTTGCTCACTCTCACTATTAATACTTTTACTACGATTAGAGTCCCAGTGattttaatctgtgtgtgtgtgtgtgtgtgtctgtgtgtgtgtgtgtgagtgcaggtTCCGGTTCAGCGGTCGGATCCTGGGTCTGGCTCTGATCCACCAGTACCTGCTGGACGCCTTCTTCACCAGGCCCTTCTACAAAGGACTGCTGCGCATGTGGGTTTACACACTCACGTCTCCCACCcactctttccctctcgctGCCTGGCTATCTATATCCctctctgtatccctctctctccagccagtTCAGAGGAGCTCTGCCGGCATTCGAAACAAACATACTCAGTTTGTGCCAAGTAACCAAGGAAAGGTTAAACATTGAAATAGTTTCATGTCCACACCTGCAAATGGATATGCAGTCAGAAACTACTCGAATACGACTGATTGTGTAATACTGCATGAAATTGTGTTACCTTGTGATTTGGgttgttgatttgtgtgtgtctctctctatatatttatgtacatgtctctctctctcttcctcgccctatctatctatctatctctctctctctctctctctctctctctctctctctctctctctctctctcttctctctctctctctctctctctctctctctctctctgtctctctctcccagcccgTGTGAGCTGAGCGACCTGGAGTTCCTGGACGAGGAGTTCCACCAGTCTCTGCAGTGGATGAAGGACAACGACATCGAGGACATGCTGGACCTCACCTTCACCGTCAACGAGGAGGTCTTCGGGCAGGTGGGCGTTGTTCGTAAGAATGCATCGCAGGGTTTTGTGGGCGATGCGGCGAGAATTGTAGCATTTCAAATCCTGAGTCAACGTAGCTGCACTGTGACCTAGGGTAAGGCAAAGGTCGAGAAACATTGTGGCAGTTTCAAAAGCAGCAATGTCTCCACATGATGACAAATAAGTTCCCGATAAATTAACATCTCCGGATCACGGCCGGTACGGCTGTGTTGTGAATGAAAGCCTATCAAAACTGCTTATTTTGTATGCGAGAAAGCTCCTTTACTCAAGAATGGCTGGAAACTGTACAGAAAAGGGATTGATTGTTCAATCACAGTGACCTAACCATATGTTAAAGTTTGTAAAACAAGAATATGTCAATATGTCTGTGTTACATGTACATTTGTGAGTGGCATGTGTGttacacgtgtgtgtattttctgtttgttacacgtgtgtgtgtgtgtgtgtgtgtgtgtgtgtgtgtgtgtgtgtgtgtgtgtgtgtgtgtgtgtgtgtgtgtgtgtgtgtgtgtgtgtgtgtgtgtgtgtgttgccgggCAGATCACGGAGCGGGAGCTGAAGGTGGGCGGGGCAAACATCGCCGTGACGGAGAAGAACAAGAAGGAGTACATCGAGCGGACGGTGAAGTGGAGGATCGAGAGGGGCGTGGTCCAGCAGACGGAGAGCCTGGTCCGCGGATTTTACgaggtgtgtttatgtgtgtgtgtatgtgtgtgtgattgtgtatgtatgtgtgtgtgtgtgtgtgtgtgtgtgtgtatgtctgtgtgattgtgtatgtctttgtgattgtgtttatgtgtgtgtgtgtgtgtgtgtgtctgattgtgtatgtctgtgtgtttgcatgtgtgttcgtgtgtttgtgattgtgtttgcgtgtgtgtgtgtgtgtgtgtgtgtgtgtgtgtgtgtgtgtgtgtgtgtgtgtgtgtgtgtgtgtgtgtgtgtgtgtgtgtgtgtgtgtgtgtgtgtgtgtgttggttgtggCGGCGGTAGATTGGGAGAGAGTAGAAATTTTACATTTTAGGGACAGTGGATGTTGTGGGGACAGTAGATAGTGAAATAAGTAGACCTTGTGGGGACAGTAGATTGTGGGGACAGTATATTGTGGGGACATTAGCCATTGTGGGGACAGTATATTGTGGGGACAGTAGACAATTTAAAGGCAGTAGACTGTACATTGTGGAGCAGCAGACATTTTAAGCACAGGTGATCATGGGGACAGTAGACATTTTGAGGACAACAGACATTGTGAGTGAAGTCAGGGACTGATACGTAgcggtaaaaagtttttttccaCCACCTTGCATCCACCCCCTACAAGGTGGTGGATGCGCGGCTGGTGTCCGTGTTCGATGCCCGCGAGCTGGAGCTGGTGATCGCAGGGACGGCGGAGATCGACCTGTCGGACTGGAGGAACAACACGGAGTACAGAGGAGGTAGGAGTAGAACATGAAAGGACGTGATTCATGGATTTATTGGTGTGGAGGttccttttttttatgatttgttACGGTTAGTGACAGTAAGATGTTACTGAAGTAAGAGTCCTATTTATTTTTagtttacaattcaatagttcaAAAAAGCtgttataatatcaattcatctcaacacatagaCCTGGCCtacaggaaagagcagtttatatgttgactgcttccgatgttgtgttggtcattcTGTAGAAAGACTTATTGCTTGTTTATAGTTAAAAATACAGAACATAACAaaccttaataaaaaaaatcgtgttggttgatgtcatcttttggttgaaataatcgcaattagattatttccccaaatcgctCAGCCCTGGTTCCAACCCATCGTCGTGTTTGTCGCCTGCAGGTTACCACGACAACCACATCGTGATCCGCTGGTTCTGGGCGGCGGTTGAGAGGTTCAACAACGAGCAGCGACTGAGGCTGCTGCAGGTAGCGTGTGTGGCATCGcacgccctctctctcactctctttaacCCTGAAcctccatcctcccctcccacaccctgctctctcccctctccctctcctccctctaggtcttccccccccctctctcgctctcattcttcccacctctcgctctcgttcttcCCATCTtcccaccactctctctctctctctctctctcgctctcattcttTTCCAtcttcccacctctctctctctctctcgcactccctctcgctctttccctctctcttgctccctctcgctctttccctctctctcttttcctcattCTTTGAAAACAGCAGAAATGGACATTTCAATAAAcaagtctccctctccctctccagtttGTTACGGGTACGTCCAGTATCCCGTACGAGGGCTTTGCGTCTCTGCGCGGCAGCAACGGACCGCgcaggttctgtgtggagaagTGGGGGAAGGTCACCTCCCTGCCCAGGTGAGACACCGCCGCCGTCGTCCCCGGCAACAGCAGACAGCTGACGGGGGGGAAAAATAACGAGTAACAGTAACGTTAAGATGAACATATGTAAACAAGTGGGGGGGGGCAAATAACTCTTGCATGGACTGAATGTAAAACAAAGAGAAGAGTGGTTTGAGATGCAAATGTCTTTCATGTACTGAATGTAAAACAAAGACACAAGTGGTTTACGCCTGCGTTATGTATTCTTTCCCattagcagcctctagtggcttGAGTTGTAGCTACAGCCATAGCTAATGTACCAGAATATAACGATGAAATGAAGGTCAAGGTAAATAGCTGCACTAGCAAAGTTACAAATAATTTCCAGTCACCACGTTGCTTTGTGCCACGGACTCGTtcccaattcaattcaaagggcAACCAAGTCAAATGTATAACAAAATGTAGAAGCACAATAGTtactataaaatataaaaatagaaacaatgtaaaACCATTTCTTCTGGTTTCCTCTCCAGGGCTCATACTTGCTTCAACAGACTGGACCTGCCTCCATACCCGTCTTTCTCCATGTTGTACGAGAAGATGCTCACAGCTGTGGAGGAGACCAGCACCTTTGGACTCGAGTAGGGCCAGCCGTGCTATCTCTAACCGCATTTTCGTGTGGATCAAAAATGAGGAGTACCGGTCCcagccaccagatggcgccagAATACAAGAGTCGGTGGATGGGTTTGATATGAGGGAAATTCAACATTCAAACAGCCCATTATTTTTCACGTGACCTTTTGAACCAGGAAGTACAGACGGAATAAGGATGTGAGCCTATCACTGACCTTTATTTTTAAGGCTTATTGGTCCGAAGAACTATGTGACTAGATGGGATTtaagtttttattttgtttttgagaTCCGTACAGACCCTGCCACTTTACCGCAGTGcagatgcatgtgtgcgtgtacgtgatGAAACCCTCCTTCTCGATATTTACTGCTGAGCGATGAAGACATAGAAGCTTTTGGTTTTCAACCATGGACTCAATCATGACATAGGATTAGGAGATACTTTTTACAGTTCCTGCAATGCTAGGAAGGGAGAGAACACTGCTTTTAAGTCTCCCGAAGGCTATCAAAGAGATGAACAGACCTCACCTTCACCTTAAAACACAATGACAATgtcctgtttttcttttttcttttattactttatttgaGTTTTTTTGTTTCAAACAAAGTTTACCATAGCGAAAGGAGTAGGTGAATTCACCGAAGATTCCACACGATGAAGCTGCAATTCACATTCAGGAACTTTCTCAGGCCTAATGTTGCTACTTTCGCCTCAAAACAGCCTATTCGGGGACTATTTGAAGGTCAGTCGTTTTGGCGCTCCTATGTGGTCCAGCAGGGTAAATGTACCCATGTGGATCCACAGTAGCACTTCTCAAAAGTCAATCCTTCAGACCATCAGAATGAAGACTGAAATGGGGGTATTTGGGGCGTATAGACAAAAAGCTTTAGTGTTGTAATAACAGTATTTTCAGCTTTTTACAAATAGTGGATTTTCTATTAATCCTGGTGGTGATATGTTGTATAACGAATGTAACTGACTTTGATGACGTAAACTATGAGTGGTGTGCGTTTTCCCTTTTCATGATCTGAACCGGactaattgttaattaaaatcCTCCATTGCTAGGTGGTTTTCCACTTTTCGCACAAGTCAATTTTTGTACAAATCGTACTAAATAGAGTCTTTATTAATTTGACCGCAAAGTAAAGTAGTTATTTTCTCAGGCTGCACGCAAAATGCTTATTCTCAGCCTGGCCTTTTATgtatgttaaatatatatatatatatatatatatatatatatatatatatatatattttagcaaACTTTGATAAAGTTGACATAATTGATCCATTAAGTGGATTAAAACTGCCATTTTGACACGGTCATGTGTTTACAAAATGCGGGTCTTTTTAAGATGCCCTCCGATTTTTTTGTTCAACACTTGCTTcgctttttttaattaatttcatGACGCTCTCAGCTGAGAATGTTGGGATGGTGAAAAGATTTTTATTTATCGTCATTCACCAACCCTTTTCACCCCTAAATTCAGGCCTATAGCATGATTCTTCATTGACCGATACTTGTGATATTACCAACCAGTTGTGTTTGTCAAGAGCACCTAAACAACAGACACGTTGGTCACACATGGAATACATCACATCTTCCCTAAAAAGATTGGAAAATATTTTGATAGTTATGCTATAGTCTTTTTGAAGTTTTTCCGCCTTTTGAGATGACCCAATGTTGTAGCATTTTTGTTAACGTAACTTATTTTCAATAACTTAacgacaaaataaaataatcataacCAAGAAGCCAAGCCTGATAAAAGGCCAGCTTGAATTATATCCAttggtgacatcacaaatggggGTTCCCACTCTCACACCCCCATTTCACCAAGTGGCCCTTTAAGGGCAATTGCCAATATTAATattgattattattagtagtaggaTCTACATGGCCTACAAGTGGCCCTCTTCACTGGCCTTCCCTTTGCACTATGAATGTAAGCAAGCCTTTTTGTGAAGTCACTGCCACACAGAACACTAGCCTGGGTTGTAACGATGACAGCACCTGCCTTTCTGCTGTAACCTTTTCTACACACCAATAGGCTTAATTCTCACTCGTTGGATGGGGatggatgcccccccccccccagcccagctAGCATTTAGAACTAAGATAGCCGCTAGGTGGATAATGCCCATGATCACCAATATTGACATGAACTTAACCTTAAAGACATCATTGGGTAAAAAATTTAACTTTGGTCATATTAAAAAGAGAAACATTTAAAGTGAATATAATTGTAACAAAACTGCATTTAGAAAGAAAACACTTTGGtaataatgttttttaaaaatgttttttattttaaattgctAAATTTCAGATGCTAACTGATTTTGAAGCGAGTCTCGGAGCTGCTTAATGTTCCAGGTTTACAATAACAGTGACCAGCTTTTCTGCCTCTCACATTTCACACAGAAACCTAAATCTTTTCCTTCCAGTGACGGATCACATACTGTTTGTGTGGTGAATGTACCAGGAGGTTTCAGGGCCTTAAGCAAGTTGTGGCTTTACCTGTTTGTCGCCCTATTGTCTCGAGTCCTTCTTTGATTTGTGAACATAACTGCCTCAAACTCAACCTTCAAAATACTCCTGTCTGTACCATCACTGTCTTGCTCTGTTCCACGGTCAACTGTCATTAAAGATGAcgtgaaattaaattaaattaaaatgttcTATTCTTATTCCCAGTCATACATTTCAACAGGTCTACAAATTACTTTTTTGATTAGATGTTGTACATACAAAATAAAGATGACTTACTCAAGAGATTTTAATCTTGGTTAACTGTTTAGTTAGGGCCTAGCATTTTTAGTGATAGAATCACAACCTGTTTAGCATGACCGCTCTCCCATGTTTTGCAACTTTTGTCACGATCAAACACTGAGGACCAAAGTCCATTCCCACTATACGTTTTATTGCCACACTGTCATATTTGGACATCATATCAGAACAAGATTTTCTTCTTTAAAATGTCTTTAAAAGCAGATGTTGAGCTCCTTTCTCTGCAAACAttggttatttttttcttggCACTTGTGCTCTGGGGTTTGGTCTAGCACAAATGCCATGTCAATATTTTAAAAGAATATGTAGGTTTTGGGGACAAGTGTCTGGCTGTAGAATTCCACTCTATGCAAAACTTCACTATAATTTCATCTCTGTCACTCACTGATTGTAAAGAGATAAACGGAAGATAATAAAtggatacaaaaatataaagagATGCTTCATGTCACTATGTAACTTTGCTAATACTGATTTGTATGTGATTATTGATGTTATGGGAAATATAATTGCATGTATAACCTCTGACTATTGATCCTTATCCCTGTTTAAGTGGTGCGGTTAAAGGCAGTGTTGGCTTACCCTCTGGAGACCAGGGTCCAATTCCTTCTGGTGTTTGTTTCCATTGAACCATATTAAGTATTTAAAACTTAATGAAATTGTCAAATCCTATTAGTCATATATAACCTCTGACAAAATTCATGTTTTTGTCTCTATGGGGAAGTGAGGAGAGAATTGTCGGCTAATGCTCTGAGGACCAAGGTTCAAGTCCTGCTGATTCCCTTTAATGGAAGTGTGTTATTTCTATATCATGTGACTTGTGAGTTCAAGTATAACTACCGAGAAAAGGTTAGTTGCCAAGTTGGCAtcttggtggtgcagtggtGAGAGTGTTAGCTAACACCCGTGAAAGCTGTGGTTTGAGTCAGCGCTCACACTGACATCCCCAAAAGGTCCTCTAACATGTCAGCAAAATTATGAACTGAAAtttattttcatgaaaaaaaacgttccaCGAGCACGGTGAGACTAAAACCATGGATTCCAGTGATCACAATCAATAGCGTCAATTTTTGCCTGACAATTAATCAggtcaaagaaaacataagggtacCACTATCGTTTTCTTGTCGTTATAGAATATTGTCaggccaaaaaaaaaacgtaaggttaCTACTGTCGTTCTTTTATTCATTATAGAATATTGTCAagcgacaaaaaaaaaaagtagtgcCACTGCCGATTTTTTTGTCGTTATAAAatacaacataaggggtaccactgagTTTTTTGTCATAACATAATTAAGGGGTAGCAGTTGTTTTTTGTCAggccaaaaaaaacaagggtaCCACTGccgttttttttgtctttaaaGAATATTGTCAGGCGAAAGAAAACAAAGGGTACCACTGTCCTATTTTTGTCACTACAAAATGTTGTCAGggcaaagaaaacataaaactgttgttttttttctctttacagATTAAaacaaggggtatcactgtaGTTTTTGTCTTTATAAAATAATGTCAGGccaaaaaaaccataaggggtaccactttcgtttttttatctttatatagctaataaaacatatttccaGGCAATattaacataaggggtaccactgtatttattttatttgccaTTGTAGAATACAATTGAAGTGGTAtcccttttgtgttttttggcctgacaatattttaaaagtatatttaaaaaaagacaagCAATTCTTTTTAACCTAAAAAAACATTACGTTATCTTTCGCCAGACAATATTTTATAAAGACAGAGGTACCGCTAATGATTTATTCTAT from Gadus macrocephalus chromosome 4, ASM3116895v1 includes these protein-coding regions:
- the LOC132455253 gene encoding E3 ubiquitin-protein ligase HECW2, which encodes MSYIPPHALLHPSYCQSPRGSPVSSPQNSPGTQRANARAPAPYKRDFEAKLRNFFRKLETKGYGQGPGKLKLIIRRDHLLEDAFNQIMCYSRKDLQRSKLYVSFVGEEGLDYSGPSREFFFLVSRELFNPYYGLFEYSANDTYTVQISPMSAFVDNHHEWFRFSGRILGLALIHQYLLDAFFTRPFYKGLLRIPCELSDLEFLDEEFHQSLQWMKDNDIEDMLDLTFTVNEEVFGQITERELKVGGANIAVTEKNKKEYIERTVKWRIERGVVQQTESLVRGFYEVVDARLVSVFDARELELVIAGTAEIDLSDWRNNTEYRGGYHDNHIVIRWFWAAVERFNNEQRLRLLQFVTGTSSIPYEGFASLRGSNGPRRFCVEKWGKVTSLPRAHTCFNRLDLPPYPSFSMLYEKMLTAVEETSTFGLE